From the genome of Lentimonas sp. CC4, one region includes:
- a CDS encoding sulfatase-like hydrolase/transferase: MKNNIYTLKTLACIGLIGCIAQSSALFGATRVTDDRLRQERSDTVVEEATKPNIIFILTDDQGYGDLQRHGHPYLQTPHINQLHDESVRLDNFYVSPSCSPTRAALLTGMHEFRNGVTHTLIPREHLFADAVTLPDLLKTAGYKTGFIGKWHLGGSKGYAPSYRGFDWTSTNPMGPRKHFDPEIIRNNVRTQRKGFREDIFFDEAMTFIEESGDQPFFCYLATYSPHTPLAAPESYITPFREQGLNDTHATYLAMIENLDDNVGRLMKFLKDTGRDENTVVLFMNDNGVTEGLDVYNAGMRGCKATAWEGGTRAMSFWRWPNHWKPQTVENLSGHIDVLPTLCEIAGVEIPEAVQSDLEGFSLVPVLEAGNAISWHDNRMLFHHVGRWPSGLAESHKYAMVSARKGNLLLVRSAPCGDPACEDFQSQCTTLRAVYNGLTTTTYAKGSAQTHWGATPMGHWALFDVKADPACENDLSYANPEIVASMAAAYDGWWDDTFPVMMERGGDLGDPDVSAKASRHARSWKGPTSDKAKAAAAAAAKQKPQATAQETAMFKRMDSNGDNKVTQAEYVGLFQGVFKNKDADKNGVISEAEFGHSAFDAADTDQDGSLTKAEYQALYSEQFKHRDANEDGVLTPNEM, translated from the coding sequence ATGAAAAATAATATATATACATTAAAGACGCTTGCCTGCATCGGATTGATCGGGTGTATCGCTCAATCGAGTGCCTTGTTTGGGGCGACTCGCGTGACTGACGATCGTTTACGTCAAGAGCGCTCAGATACGGTCGTCGAAGAAGCGACGAAGCCGAATATTATCTTCATCTTGACCGATGACCAAGGCTACGGGGACTTGCAACGGCATGGACATCCCTATTTGCAAACGCCACACATCAACCAGCTACACGACGAAAGCGTGCGCCTAGACAACTTCTATGTGAGTCCGTCCTGCTCGCCGACACGCGCGGCATTGCTGACTGGTATGCATGAGTTTCGCAATGGAGTAACGCATACCTTGATTCCCCGTGAGCATTTGTTTGCAGATGCTGTCACGCTGCCGGATCTGTTGAAGACCGCAGGTTACAAGACTGGATTTATCGGTAAGTGGCACCTCGGTGGTAGTAAAGGGTATGCGCCAAGTTATCGTGGCTTTGACTGGACATCGACCAATCCAATGGGGCCGCGTAAGCACTTTGACCCAGAGATCATTCGCAACAATGTGCGCACACAGCGTAAAGGCTTTCGCGAGGATATCTTTTTTGATGAAGCGATGACATTTATCGAAGAGAGTGGGGATCAACCATTCTTCTGTTACTTGGCGACATACTCTCCACACACGCCCTTAGCTGCACCTGAAAGCTATATTACGCCATTCCGTGAGCAGGGGCTCAACGATACGCATGCCACTTATTTGGCAATGATCGAGAACTTGGATGATAATGTTGGCCGTCTCATGAAGTTCCTCAAGGATACAGGCCGCGATGAAAATACCGTGGTCCTCTTCATGAATGATAACGGAGTGACCGAAGGCCTAGATGTTTACAATGCAGGTATGCGTGGCTGTAAGGCGACTGCATGGGAAGGTGGCACACGCGCAATGTCCTTCTGGCGCTGGCCGAATCACTGGAAGCCACAAACCGTTGAGAACCTGTCCGGGCACATTGATGTGCTGCCGACGTTGTGCGAAATCGCTGGAGTCGAGATTCCCGAAGCGGTTCAGTCTGACCTTGAAGGGTTTAGCCTGGTGCCTGTGTTGGAAGCGGGAAATGCGATCAGCTGGCATGATAATCGTATGTTGTTCCACCACGTGGGACGCTGGCCGAGTGGTTTGGCTGAGTCGCATAAATATGCGATGGTCAGTGCGCGTAAGGGAAATCTATTGCTGGTGCGCAGTGCACCTTGTGGCGATCCTGCCTGCGAAGACTTTCAGAGTCAGTGCACCACACTACGTGCGGTGTATAATGGACTCACCACGACGACCTATGCGAAAGGTAGTGCCCAGACACACTGGGGTGCGACTCCGATGGGCCATTGGGCTTTATTTGACGTGAAGGCTGATCCCGCGTGTGAGAATGACCTATCCTATGCCAATCCTGAGATCGTGGCCAGCATGGCTGCGGCCTATGATGGTTGGTGGGATGACACTTTTCCGGTCATGATGGAACGTGGTGGCGATCTGGGTGACCCCGACGTAAGCGCAAAGGCATCGAGGCACGCACGTTCTTGGAAGGGGCCAACCAGTGACAAGGCGAAAGCTGCCGCTGCTGCCGCTGCGAAACAGAAGCCACAAGCTACCGCTCAGGAGACTGCAATGTTTAAGCGCATGGATAGCAACGGTGATAACAAAGTGACTCAGGCGGAATACGTGGGTCTGTTTCAAGGAGTTTTCAAGAATAAAGACGCGGACAAAAACGGTGTAATCAGCGAAGCCGAATTTGGGCATTCTGCTTTTGATGCTGCCGATACGGATCAAGACGGATCGCTGACAAAAGCAGAGTATCAGGCACTATATTCTGAACAGTTTAAACACCGTGATGCGAATGAGGACGGCGTGCTCACTCCCAATGAAATGTGA
- a CDS encoding acetylxylan esterase, translating into MNYLATSITTFAVAMMASSAMADERLERLHTTMDVNQDTLVSHAEFIGHWGRSFDRRDKNHDGTLNGAEVGASSLKVTDENGDGVVSREEELALRQRHFERMDKDENQSLTLTELVNSSTRSTGQAAVKPKAPAGQSSYAAQRASVEALSELTSAPKMWLAEGFDSTDELAAIYFDALDWKGSHTKVFAWLGLPEDTSGKVPGVVLVHGGGGTAFKDWVKQWNARGYAAISIAVEGQTDVKDSNGDHHAPWQSHAWPGPKRSGIYGDSSERLQDQWMYHAVANTILANSLLSSLPEVDAESVGIMGVSWGGVITSAVIGIDERFAFAIPVYGCGDLSTAQNQYGRSLGQNEVYKQVWDPILGMNEAHMPTLWFSWPQDKHFPLDLQANCYGAQPGQHMVSLVPNMGHGHGSAWNRPESYAFADSVLNESSPWCLQKSAKQRGAVYKVIFQSSKSLDSAELVSTVDSGVTGSRQWVQTPLKAPLADGARWTVTADIPTGSTAWYINVKSGELISSSDFYQTP; encoded by the coding sequence ATGAATTATTTAGCAACTAGCATCACGACATTTGCTGTGGCGATGATGGCGAGTTCGGCGATGGCCGACGAACGCCTTGAGCGGTTGCACACGACCATGGACGTAAATCAAGATACACTTGTTTCGCATGCAGAGTTTATTGGCCATTGGGGACGTTCATTTGACCGGCGGGATAAGAATCACGATGGCACTTTGAATGGTGCTGAAGTGGGCGCTAGTAGTCTTAAAGTCACCGATGAGAATGGCGATGGGGTGGTTTCGCGGGAAGAAGAGCTGGCATTGCGTCAGCGGCATTTTGAAAGGATGGATAAAGATGAGAACCAATCGCTGACTCTAACTGAGCTAGTGAACTCTTCGACTCGGTCAACGGGGCAAGCGGCTGTGAAGCCAAAGGCTCCGGCGGGGCAGAGTTCTTACGCTGCACAGCGTGCGAGTGTTGAAGCCTTGTCTGAGTTAACAAGTGCTCCGAAAATGTGGTTGGCTGAGGGCTTTGACTCGACCGATGAGTTGGCTGCAATCTACTTCGATGCATTAGACTGGAAAGGGAGCCACACCAAGGTCTTTGCGTGGCTAGGGTTGCCGGAAGATACGTCAGGCAAAGTGCCTGGCGTGGTGCTGGTGCATGGCGGAGGCGGCACCGCCTTTAAGGATTGGGTGAAGCAATGGAATGCGCGTGGCTACGCGGCAATTTCGATCGCTGTCGAAGGGCAGACCGATGTGAAGGATAGTAATGGAGATCATCATGCCCCATGGCAGTCGCATGCATGGCCTGGGCCAAAACGTTCCGGCATTTACGGCGATTCTTCAGAGCGGCTGCAAGATCAGTGGATGTATCATGCCGTTGCGAATACGATCCTGGCGAATTCGTTGCTGAGCTCGCTGCCAGAGGTCGATGCCGAAAGCGTTGGAATCATGGGTGTCTCTTGGGGCGGTGTCATTACGAGCGCCGTGATTGGAATCGATGAGCGTTTTGCTTTTGCGATTCCGGTTTATGGCTGTGGCGATTTGTCGACTGCCCAGAATCAATATGGCAGGTCGCTTGGTCAGAATGAAGTCTACAAGCAGGTGTGGGATCCGATCTTAGGTATGAACGAGGCCCATATGCCAACGCTATGGTTCTCATGGCCGCAGGATAAGCATTTTCCATTGGATTTACAGGCCAATTGTTATGGTGCTCAGCCTGGGCAGCATATGGTGTCACTGGTTCCAAACATGGGGCATGGGCATGGTTCGGCGTGGAACCGTCCAGAGAGCTATGCCTTTGCCGATAGCGTGCTCAATGAATCTAGTCCTTGGTGCCTGCAGAAATCAGCCAAGCAGCGCGGTGCTGTATATAAAGTTATTTTTCAGTCGAGTAAATCGCTCGATTCAGCCGAATTAGTCTCTACGGTCGACTCCGGTGTCACAGGTTCGCGGCAGTGGGTGCAGACTCCACTCAAGGCGCCATTAGCGGATGGCGCTCGTTGGACGGTGACAGCAGACATTCCCACTGGCAGCACTGCCTGGTATATCAATGTCAAAAGTGGCGAATTGATCTCGAGTTCAGACTTTTATCAGACGCCTTAA